The window atattgatttatctattgttaatttttttatttaatttaattaaaattaattaatttattttacgtTAGGTTTAATTTAGGTcgcatttttttataaaaaaagtacacttattatatttaaatattattttttatataaaaaaatatttctgctCCACATCAAAGCCCGGGCTAATCTATTCATGAATCCCTTGGTTCTAGTATGAACGAGATGACATGCCCGCGCGCTGCCGCagacttataaaacaaatatatttgatagtgttataattgtgaaccagcgctagataagtaatagaaattaaaggcatgatggagcaaatatttcatgatgaaaaaaaaagttgtgttggtgatccaaaacttagagaccgaacaaaatgatttgtagtaatttacagtgttttgtgaggaaagatacagtgttttcgccacatgatttaacttttcagttaataaaaagaaaaaaaaattacaaagctaaattctctaccaacttaatattaaaaaaaaaccaacaaagataattttggaaggaaaaaaacccatgagaaaaaaacattgtagcaattgacaatgttttgtgaggaaaactataacgcttttcccaataaaataaaagaaaaaaccatttagagaaatattgtagcaatccacagtttttgtgagaaaaactacaactctTTCCTcgtatgatttagttttattgtaattataattcttaaccaactcaatattaaaaaaaaatcgacaaagataattttgaaaaaaatcataaaaaaatcacatggaaaaacactgcaacaattcacagtgttttaaagaaaaaaattataaagctaaattcttaatcagctcaatattaaaaaaaatcgacaaagacaatttaagaaaaaaataacaaaacaaacaccaaaaaaaagaaaaaaaatcatgttggaaacactgtagcaattcacagtgttttgtgatgaaagctacagtgcttcccgacatgatttagccttatttgtaatgacttgtaattgtaactcacaaacaacttaatattaaaaaaattaaattgaaaaggataatttaaaaaaaattatagaaaaaaccatgtgggaaaaaagttacagtgctttcctcacatattgtaactgtaatttttaaccagctcaatattaaaaaataaaataaaataaagataattttggagaaaaaaaaaatcatgcggagaaacactgtaacaatcaacaatgttttaaagaaaaaaaattacaaaaccaaattctcaatcagctcaatattaaaaaaaaatcgacaaatataattttgaaaaataaagaaataaaatagaaaaactaagtggaaaaacatcacagcaatccatagtattttaaagaaaaaaattacaaagcaaaaattttaaccaggtcaattttaaaaggtaaaatcaacaaaaataattttgaaaaaaaaataaatgaaaaaaaaataaaaaaataagaaagttgaacaaaaaaatttgaaaaaataagaaaaaaaaagaaagggaaaagtaaaaaaaaaagggagaagaatCATTGTGAATTCCTGTTataatctacagtgttttgtgtgtAAGGAAACAGTAAATTCCCTACACggtttagttatatatatataatagcctgtttattattattattattattgtacttTGACTAACAATTTTCGTGCATAAACATATTTTGAAGATATTTGGCGTAAAAAATTAGAGATATGGATACTctcatgttttttgaaaaaaaatccgcAAGGCCATCAATTAGTAATTAAAAAGGTctgaactttttaattttttaatactgattttttaaactacaattaaaccattataaattaatatcttttcaaaccataaaaattaattaattaagatatattgtttaaacttcaaatttaagttgggattaaacaaaaatattatttaataagagTTATTAATTTATGAAGGTTATATAAAGTATACAGGGTTTATATAAAGTGTACACGGTTTTCATGATCATAAGATGCCTtctaaaaaattacttaaatgaGACACGTGGaatcacatgatttgcaaacaaaaaaatattaagaagggGTTAaacttaattctttttataaattaatggtttgattaaaaaatctctctctctctctctctctctctctcgtgttCTTCAATCAATTGTTTTAGCTTCGCTTCATTTCTTCTCCTTCTGGCTGCTATTGGTGTTGAGGAGACCACGACATTTGAGGTAGCTTTTGATCGGAAGGCTAACGAAGGCTTGATTTTAACTTCACTTGATAGTTCGagggatcaaattaaattaaaaaataaaacatcacgAATTTAGCTGGATTAACGAAGCTCATCGAGGCTTGCGATCAATTACAATAGTAAGAAGttagtaaataaatattttccctTGGTTTGATTTTGAAAGTAACGTCCTTCTTTGACATTTGCTTGCAGCTGTTGGCGCAAGCATTTTCCTTGTGGTTATTTGTCTGCTACTCTACATGATCTGCACGAAAAGAATAAAGGAGAAGAACTTCAAAGAGAACGGgggaaaaattttaaagaatcaaCGAGTAAGGATTTTCAGCGAGGCAGAGCTGGCAAAGGCAACCAACAATTATGCTGATGATCGGAAACTCGGGGAGGGtggttttggttctgtttaCAAGGGAGTTTTAACAGATAATACAGTGGTTGCTGTCAAGAAGTCCAAAGGGGTGGACAAAGCTCAGATGAATGCGGAATTTCAAAAGGAAATGAGCATTGTTTCACAGGTCAATCACAAGAATGTGGTAAAGCTCTTGGGCCTGTGTTTAGAGACCAAAGTTCCATTACTGGTCTATGAGTTCATCTCAAATGGAACTCTTTCCAAGCACGTCCACGATAAAGGTTCCCGGATATTGGCTTCCTGGACCAATCGTTTGAGGGTAGCATCGGAGACTGCGCTTGCGCTTGATTATTTGCACTCTCTGGCAGACCCTCCAGTTATTCATGGAGATGTCAAGTCAGTCAACATACTTCTAGACAGTAATTACACAGCAAAAGTAGCAGATTTTGGAGCTTCGGTGCTGATGTCTCCTGGCCAAACCAATATCTTAGCTACAAAAATACAAGGGACTCTAGGCTACCTGGATCCTGAGTATCTTATGACGGGTATTTTAACCGTTCAAAGTGATGTCTATAGCTTTGGGGTAGTTCTTGTGGAGCTTCTCACTGGAGAGATGCCAAACTCCGTTTCCAAGTCTGGAGAGAAACGGAACGTTATTCAACACTTCATCTCAGCACTGGAAAATAATCATCTCTTCAAAATTTTGGATTTCCAGACAGCTGATGAAGGTGAAATTGATGAGATAGAAGCTGTAGCTGAGCTTGCAAAAGGATGTCTAAATAGCATGGGAGTAAACCGGCCAACCATGAAGGAAGTGTCCGATGAGCTTGCTAAGCTGAAAGTTCTTCATCAGAAATCATTGGCTCAGCAAAATAGCGAGGAAACAGACTACTTGTTAGGCGAATCATCACAATCTTTCTGCAAGTATGCAAGTCCTCCCATGGATCAATCCCAGACTGTGATATCATTGCAGATTGAGAACTACACTAACAGCAATTAAAGCCGGACCACAATCAGTTTCCAACATTCAATAAGTCAGATAGCTCCATTAATAAATTGTAGATTATGGCTATTGATGTTCTTGAGTTATTGTCTGTAGTAATTCTCCAGGAACTTGGAAGCTTGACATATTTCAAGAATCCAGATTTTCCTTTTCGTTTGTCACctatgttcaaataaaaattgtgtGTTTACAGGACTAATTAATATACTCTCTCAAAATGAAATTGATAGGTACCTTCGATTTCCTAATCAAACCAGATTCAATGATGTTTACCTACATATTTCACAGATAGAGAAAGCTCCACAGCTAGCTCAAATTTCCATAGCATACGAATTCTTACCAAAACAAGATTCCCATCATTTTCTAGCCATTGCATGAGAAGCTATAtccatagtttttaaaatttaaattttaattcgaTCAATTACCTCTCTATTGTTATCAAAACCCTTCTTGGTCTAAGCTTTGAGTCACCAGAATCATAGGTTAACCATCAAACCGGTTAGAGTTTTAAAACAGTTACTTCATCATGTAGAAATaagcatttctttttctttttagaatagattttttttttagaatagaaTAAAAGGAATAATCTGATTGCACACTTATAACTTTccttgagaaaaagaaaatatactgAAAACTTGGGATTCAGTAATGACATCAATTgaccatttttcttcttctcttttatttttttggcaataaaagaaattaattaagagaGGGCTTACGCCCCCAAAATTTACATTGATctcttaattcaaattttaatattgagtacGGTAATTAAGACGATGCTTGGAGAGTTCTATAAAAAGAATGTTTTGTTtaagatagaaaaaattaactttaatatataaaaacttattcAAAGATATCATACTCGTATAGCAATTTTGGAATGGTAAAGTCTTGATCAAAGAGGCTAGCTGTATAGGGTTGCGGTGCAacttgtattttataatttattttaaaaagtatttaaaataatttttttgtgtttttagatttttctaacattctaatgttaaaaataatatttttttaaatttttttaatatattaaaaataaaatattttaaaaattaatcattactGTAACACTCTAAAAAATCGGTGAAGAATATTTTGTTGAAGGTAGATATTTTAAAAGCAGCCTGCCTAACTACGTATTGTTCTCAAGTCTTTTGATATATACTACAACTACATGGATATAATCTTTAATTGTTCCAAAcagatataaattttttagatcTGTTTAGGTTTCAAGTTGGGTTTAGATAAAActcaaagataaaatatttaatttgaggtTTGGTATGAATATTCATCTATTTAAATTTACACGAAACCcatcttgaaataaataaataatcttaaagtttaaaaaattcatagctatatcaagttaattatatactaaatagttataaattatagtatttGGTCTGGGGTTCAAATTTGGGTTAAGTTAGAGTCCAAGTTATGAATACATGAAACCTGATAAGAttgaattttgatatcaaattaaaaatctatacATGCTCGAGTTCAGgtagttattttgattttagattCAAGTATAGATATACAAAAccatatttataaatatcagtgatatatatatctgtgtgtgtgtgtagttgggggggggggggggggtagttgggggggggggattcttaagcatgcaataatttcttttcatcttatttaacttttaatgaatgatatattaaattcataattagcCCCTTCAACTTCATCTGATTTAACTTTTATACCCTCTATCAATTGAGTGGCACAATTTGATTggttcaactaaaaaaataatctcaaagctagcctttgatttttcattaattgaATCTCATCCATCCATCACTACGTGCACATGATCTCGATCATCTATTATGTGtgatttttccattttttaccttttccatttgttttcttttttttcctatctttGCTTGTTCAACATGAATCAAAATAGAATTCTAGGTTGAGAATGTATTTTTAGAGTTGTAAATTTTTGGTGGCATATAGCGATAGAGTTTTTCAGGCTCTAAGATTTTACATCTTaaactatatagaaaaaaatatggtttcttTAACTCTAAAATGTAGGGAACAAAACTAGAATTTCTTAAACCTTGTAATTATAGcctttaactatatatataaaaaaaactctgaactaaaaattttaaataatcaatcccctcttataaaaaaataactaaaactgATTTGGATATATAAATCTAAAccatataaaattctaaaacttaatgagagaaaaatcctaaaaaatttgaaaaataatgaaaaattcttGGTAGTAACTTTTAGATCAAATCTGGTATGTTCTCGAAACTCGGATGGCATTGTCTTGTAATTCTAATAGGAAATAgggttttaaaaatgttataataaaattacataattaagaTCTATTTTCATCATAAATATGATCATCTAGTGTGTGTCCAAACCTTCTTATACTATGATATTTGTTACGCGTCCAGCTTCAAAATTAAGGTTATTTGGAGACCGttttggttgaaaattgatGCAAAATGGGTTTCACACTAATCACCTTTGCCCAACGTGTCgggttctatttttttttctctttcgaGAAAGGGCTCAGGGTTCAGACCATtactttgttgttttctttaaagattttctcttgctataattttctttttagtctcagcttctttttttttttttaattaacactcCTTTTGGAACTTTTTCCCTTCTTCCTCATAATTAAAAATTCCATTATAAATGTCGCGGGTGCGCGGTGTCACGGTGAATATTCCACTTTTAAAATCTAGGAAagtgtgtatggtatctatctggaaaatatggggagacaagaaaatattgtcttttgttggtagaaaatggaatgggagtcgccacctagtattttggtcactaggaaccctaactggtcttagagattgggtacggggactggttgcgtaaagggaaggtattagcaccccaaatacgccctacctaaggtaagctgcattgtttatttgtctgataaaattcaaggtctcgttgtgtttcctagttgttggtccgtctatggttcaagaaaagtcctcctcaataaggagatccttatcttattgggtaaagcctaaccgttctaacgtcaatgtaaaaaacatatttaatcaggaatacgttttacgtataaattcgtaatctcaCATACTAaaggaagacaaaaagattttttaagaatttttgaaatattggcctagttctcatggcttgaataaactggttattaaagccaaaaatgcatgctaatacatatattgttttttgaaactttctttgttgtatgaaaatatgacgttataatatttatatatatatatatatattggagatactaggccgtattttaaaacaaaacatttttttaattatgtatatttttttttgacgcaaatcgggtattttaatactgggttggtattcttacggtataaaaatacaaccaaatatttttttagaaagcaaaagacatttttttttgaaaatctttgacgctttgacgaaaaccgggtattttaataccggatttgtatctttacagtataaaaatacaaaccaatattaataaaaataataataataaaattacagaaaatcacatattttttgaaataatttttgcagaattttcttaatttttttttcatatatatatctatatataaataatctaatatatatatatatatatatatatatatatatatatatatatatataatattaaatgggctgggctggtccggcccaaccaactgggccggactcagccccatggagttgggccgatctcggcccaaaatgAATTGGGCCGATTTCGACCCAAAAACTAATGCTgccttctgggccaggcccgaCCCAGAAGGCatggctgggccaggatccgcctggcccagcaaccaaaacgggcggggggaattattttccccccacccctgcatgcagaacgctattcgttctgcatgcagagaaggaaaaaacgAAACGCCATaaaatgaaggagaa of the Populus nigra chromosome 7, ddPopNigr1.1, whole genome shotgun sequence genome contains:
- the LOC133699100 gene encoding wall-associated receptor kinase 2-like, which gives rise to MWVFLLMMPLLLCPTAASTARAPDVKPRCQDKCGDVSVPYPFGIREPRCAMNDDFFLNCSSGAELLFGRNIPVRKISVLNGTVTVGIVAAFDCYNKTWDKADKLSRRRISLGPGPFMFSDTRNVFTAIGCDTSAQVTNKKGTYGAACLSICTEYVNMSDGNPCSGSGCCQTSIPKGLKSLHISTSLYSRNMNVSDFNPCGVAFLADRSSLKLSDWPLSRKPKYGNDAYRTDAVIEWVVENKTCDQAKADSTSAYACGSNANCTDSENQGYRCLCKEGFEGNPYLPDGCQDIDECKVRGKNACEEGTCENVIGDYKCRCPLGKYGDGKTGCKGVGIIAIIAAVGASIFLVVICLLLYMICTKRIKEKNFKENGGKILKNQRVRIFSEAELAKATNNYADDRKLGEGGFGSVYKGVLTDNTVVAVKKSKGVDKAQMNAEFQKEMSIVSQVNHKNVVKLLGLCLETKVPLLVYEFISNGTLSKHVHDKGSRILASWTNRLRVASETALALDYLHSLADPPVIHGDVKSVNILLDSNYTAKVADFGASVLMSPGQTNILATKIQGTLGYLDPEYLMTGILTVQSDVYSFGVVLVELLTGEMPNSVSKSGEKRNVIQHFISALENNHLFKILDFQTADEGEIDEIEAVAELAKGCLNSMGVNRPTMKEVSDELAKLKVLHQKSLAQQNSEETDYLLGESSQSFCKYASPPMDQSQTVISLQIENYTNSN